A portion of the Granulosicoccus antarcticus IMCC3135 genome contains these proteins:
- a CDS encoding dihydroxyacetone kinase subunit DhaK has translation MKNFYNERRTIVTDAIDGLIASAGGRLRRFDPSSHARVVVRADWDKNKVAIISGGGSGHEPAHAGLIGPGLLTAAVCGEVNASPSVDAVLSAILNVCGTSGCLLIIKNYTGDRLNFGLAAEKAKAMGYKVEMVIVGDDIAIADAVQPRGLAGTIFVHKVAGYLSEQGESLEAVFEAAQAVAGDIKTLGLSRDTSTVPGSDKQDRIADNEVEVGLGIHGEPGVDVKSFSDCTALMQNFSSRLLACVDESKRHLALFNNLGGLNGLECSILFKEFMASDLAKVVDFTMGPVPIMTALDMPGFSISLVPLESSYRQALLSNIDCNAWPQISPVVKSEPIVPPALPGVPSFASSNEPEVRKVIEAIIASCLSSEADLNELDAKVGDGDTGTTFAAAARTIQGELDNLPMANGAELFTTLSDLTSKLMGGSSGVLFAILFANAAEAFRNNSDWASSLSAGLDAMQKYGGAGPGDRTMIDSLKPALDALVSGSSIQDAAVQARAGADATAKMLSAKAGRSAYLEARSLDGYADPGAEGVARIFEKIAQL, from the coding sequence ATGAAAAATTTCTACAACGAACGACGAACGATAGTGACAGATGCAATCGATGGTCTTATTGCATCAGCAGGTGGTCGGTTGCGACGTTTTGATCCATCGAGTCATGCACGAGTCGTTGTTCGTGCCGATTGGGATAAGAACAAAGTGGCTATCATTTCTGGAGGTGGTTCCGGTCATGAGCCAGCTCATGCGGGGTTGATCGGTCCGGGTCTGTTAACGGCAGCAGTTTGCGGCGAAGTCAATGCATCACCCAGTGTCGATGCGGTTTTGTCGGCCATCTTGAATGTCTGTGGCACAAGTGGCTGCCTGCTCATAATCAAGAACTATACGGGTGATCGTTTGAACTTTGGTCTGGCTGCCGAGAAAGCCAAGGCGATGGGCTACAAAGTAGAAATGGTGATCGTGGGTGACGATATTGCAATTGCCGACGCTGTACAGCCTCGTGGTCTTGCTGGAACTATTTTCGTCCACAAGGTTGCAGGATATCTGTCTGAACAGGGAGAGTCTCTGGAAGCAGTCTTTGAAGCTGCACAGGCGGTTGCGGGTGATATCAAAACTTTGGGTCTTTCACGTGATACTTCTACGGTCCCAGGCAGTGACAAGCAAGACAGGATTGCCGACAATGAAGTGGAAGTGGGACTGGGCATTCACGGGGAGCCAGGTGTCGATGTTAAAAGTTTCTCGGATTGCACGGCGCTGATGCAGAATTTTTCCAGCCGACTCCTGGCTTGTGTTGATGAATCCAAGCGACATTTAGCTCTGTTTAATAACCTGGGCGGTCTCAACGGCCTGGAATGCTCGATATTGTTCAAGGAGTTCATGGCCAGTGATCTGGCAAAAGTAGTGGACTTTACAATGGGTCCGGTACCGATCATGACAGCTCTGGACATGCCTGGTTTTTCAATTTCGCTGGTGCCACTGGAATCGAGTTACAGGCAGGCATTGCTAAGTAATATTGATTGCAATGCATGGCCGCAAATTAGTCCGGTAGTCAAGTCAGAGCCAATTGTTCCACCTGCGTTACCGGGGGTTCCCAGTTTTGCAAGCTCGAACGAGCCGGAGGTTCGAAAAGTCATAGAAGCCATCATTGCTTCCTGTCTTTCCAGCGAGGCTGACCTTAACGAGCTTGATGCAAAGGTAGGCGACGGTGACACTGGAACCACATTTGCCGCTGCTGCTCGAACCATTCAGGGCGAGTTGGATAATTTACCCATGGCCAACGGGGCCGAGCTGTTCACGACGCTAAGCGATTTGACCAGTAAGTTGATGGGGGGCTCAAGTGGCGTATTGTTTGCCATCCTGTTTGCGAATGCCGCAGAAGCATTCAGAAACAATTCTGATTGGGCAAGCTCTCTGTCTGCAGGTCTGGATGCGATGCAGAAATACGGAGGAGCGGGTCCGGGAGATCGCACCATGATCGATTCCTTGAAGCCTGCGTTAGATGCACTTGTTTCCGGGTCGAGCATTCAGGATGCCGCTGTACAGGCACGTGCTGGTGCTGATGCAACAGCTAAAATGTTATCGGCAAAGGCTGGGCGTTCTGCGTATCTGGAAGCCCGCTCTCTGGATGGGTATGCTGACCCTGGGGCTGAAGGTGTTGCAAGAATATTCGAAAAAATCGCTCAGCTATAA
- a CDS encoding multidrug effflux MFS transporter yields the protein MPKPLSTPQLSLLLAAIISLTPFSIDAYLPALSQISRDLGTDLHHLELTVSSFFIGYAFGSLVGGPLSDHKGRRLVAGIGLLCFMVASLAITMCESFESLLLLRFLQAASGGVTTVVVPAIVRDRFPRQQAAQVMSTIAFIMMAAPLVAPIVGSAILATWGWRPIFLFLAVYGLALYLLTRAFMPESRPNGEPPSAFSLKKTLSVYRFVLSHRQARPFLLIIVCSNAIFFSYLTQAAYLLYEYMGVTELQFPMVFSGFVVCLMIANRCNAFLLRTHDSLQILRWGLMAALIVASALLVAALFTGPGSLWVMGFVLLLISSLGFVNSNSQVNFLHFFGENSGTAASAMRASQMLVGASAGALVSALYNGTPVPLACVMLFMAGCAFVSMRKAGIAVDCEGGVVSP from the coding sequence TTGCCCAAACCACTCTCAACCCCCCAGCTCAGCCTGCTGCTAGCGGCCATAATCAGTCTTACCCCGTTCTCCATTGATGCTTATCTGCCTGCTCTGTCGCAGATATCACGGGATCTGGGAACGGACCTGCACCACCTGGAATTGACAGTCAGCAGCTTTTTCATCGGCTACGCCTTTGGCAGTCTGGTCGGCGGCCCGCTCAGCGATCACAAAGGTCGCCGTCTTGTGGCCGGGATCGGGTTGTTGTGCTTTATGGTGGCAAGCCTGGCTATCACGATGTGTGAAAGTTTCGAGTCATTGCTGTTGCTGCGCTTTTTGCAGGCGGCAAGCGGGGGCGTTACCACGGTTGTTGTTCCGGCCATCGTGCGGGATCGATTCCCACGCCAGCAGGCAGCACAGGTGATGTCTACCATCGCGTTCATCATGATGGCAGCGCCGCTGGTTGCGCCGATCGTTGGTTCGGCAATTCTGGCAACCTGGGGCTGGCGTCCTATTTTCCTGTTCCTGGCAGTTTATGGCTTGGCGTTGTACCTGTTGACCAGAGCTTTCATGCCCGAGAGTCGACCGAACGGTGAGCCACCTTCCGCGTTCTCTCTGAAGAAGACGCTCAGCGTCTACCGTTTCGTTTTATCTCATCGACAAGCGCGACCGTTTCTGCTCATCATCGTCTGTAGCAACGCCATATTCTTTTCGTATCTGACTCAGGCCGCCTACTTGCTGTACGAATACATGGGGGTTACAGAATTGCAGTTTCCCATGGTGTTTTCAGGCTTCGTGGTTTGTCTGATGATTGCCAATCGCTGTAATGCCTTCTTACTGAGAACTCACGACTCTCTGCAAATTCTGCGTTGGGGGCTTATGGCGGCTTTGATCGTTGCCAGTGCGCTTTTGGTGGCGGCACTGTTCACAGGCCCGGGGTCTCTGTGGGTGATGGGGTTTGTGCTGTTACTGATCAGCTCACTGGGGTTTGTCAACAGCAACAGTCAGGTCAACTTTCTGCACTTCTTTGGTGAGAACAGCGGTACAGCCGCATCGGCAATGAGAGCCTCGCAAATGTTGGTGGGAGCCTCCGCCGGTGCCCTGGTCAGTGCTCTGTACAATGGCACACCGGTGCCTCTGGCCTGCGTCATGCTCTTCATGGCAGGCTGTGCCTTTGTGAGTATGCGAAAGGCGGGCATTGCGGTTGATTGTGAAGGGGGCGTGGTATCGCCTTAG
- a CDS encoding LysR family transcriptional regulator has protein sequence MKKTDYMSLDGKSLVQLQLIYRLGSISAAALELGVNQSTVSHNLERLRRILDDPLFIKSGRGLVASAKMEAMQSPMEEVMAGLARIANPLPFDPATCVREFNIMANDFEHDIIIPGLFKLLAQQAPQVSLRTQISSLGDSDPLLVSRADVELTPRAPTEGSGLIAQPLLQDELVMFYDAQQRSAPATLEKCLNARHAIAQFDTNPTAGRVDRALYQMGKSRKIAYKAPGFAALGAVLRGSTLVASCPSRLAQGALQGLQTCPLPMPIEPLTFFMTWHVRHRESAEHRWLRQLIRSVADSL, from the coding sequence ATGAAAAAAACCGATTACATGTCTCTTGACGGTAAAAGCCTTGTTCAGCTGCAATTGATCTATCGATTAGGCTCCATCAGTGCTGCGGCGTTGGAGCTGGGAGTCAACCAATCTACCGTTAGCCATAACCTGGAACGACTGCGACGCATCCTGGACGACCCTCTGTTCATCAAGAGTGGTCGCGGCCTGGTGGCCAGCGCAAAAATGGAAGCCATGCAGAGCCCGATGGAAGAGGTAATGGCAGGCCTGGCTCGTATTGCCAACCCCCTGCCCTTTGACCCTGCGACCTGTGTCAGAGAGTTCAATATCATGGCCAATGATTTTGAACATGACATCATCATTCCCGGCTTGTTCAAGTTACTGGCCCAGCAAGCACCGCAGGTCAGCTTGCGTACACAGATCTCATCACTGGGTGACTCCGACCCCCTGCTGGTTTCGCGTGCGGATGTCGAATTGACTCCTCGTGCGCCTACCGAAGGCAGCGGTCTGATAGCCCAGCCTTTACTGCAGGATGAGCTGGTCATGTTCTACGATGCCCAGCAGCGCTCGGCCCCGGCTACGCTGGAAAAGTGCCTGAACGCAAGGCATGCCATTGCCCAATTTGATACCAACCCGACGGCTGGTCGCGTTGACAGAGCACTGTACCAGATGGGCAAAAGCCGAAAGATTGCCTACAAGGCACCCGGCTTTGCGGCCCTGGGAGCCGTGCTGCGCGGCAGCACCCTGGTCGCCAGCTGCCCGTCGCGACTGGCACAAGGTGCTTTGCAGGGGCTGCAAACATGCCCACTGCCGATGCCGATCGAACCGCTGACTTTTTTCATGACCTGGCACGTCAGACATCGTGAGTCTGCCGAGCACCGCTGGCTAAGGCAGCTGATTCGTTCGGTGGCAGACTCATTATGA
- a CDS encoding LacI family DNA-binding transcriptional regulator has product MINEPTLKDIAREAGVSVAAVSKVLNNRIGVGADTRERITEIAQRMRYRGRGGRATSPSHGLSNATIVTLDRYVLNDAFYGPILNGLMAAGAEADIDIKIAVTADVASTPLSSVLKGHSTEALLLLGIDQPELIDEAVKLGCPTVIVNGMDRTMRLSSVSADYHFGAWAATRHLLELGHRDILHVTHPYRESIKRRLDGFRNALDEAGIRYDPDRHMLDLGAPEKMTTGAGSIIADHIEARGSVPDALFCVSDIVALGAIQELTARGLSVPGDISVMGFDGLSIGAHASPSLTSMQIDRDAMGRIAMQLLTEYAANPAMTVQRVTVGVALQERQSTSLRKVSS; this is encoded by the coding sequence ATGATCAATGAACCTACACTGAAAGACATCGCTCGCGAGGCCGGTGTCTCGGTTGCGGCAGTATCGAAGGTACTCAACAATCGAATCGGTGTGGGTGCGGATACGCGCGAGCGCATTACCGAGATTGCGCAACGGATGAGGTATCGCGGCCGTGGAGGCCGTGCCACATCTCCCAGCCATGGTCTGAGCAATGCCACGATAGTCACGCTGGATCGGTATGTACTCAACGATGCCTTTTATGGCCCGATCCTGAATGGTCTGATGGCCGCTGGCGCCGAGGCCGACATCGACATCAAAATTGCCGTCACCGCCGATGTCGCCAGCACGCCCTTGAGCTCAGTGCTCAAAGGTCATTCCACCGAGGCGCTACTGCTGCTGGGCATCGATCAGCCAGAGCTGATCGATGAGGCGGTAAAGCTGGGTTGCCCCACCGTCATCGTCAATGGCATGGATCGCACCATGCGGCTGTCGAGCGTGTCAGCGGATTATCATTTTGGTGCCTGGGCTGCAACTCGCCACCTTCTCGAGCTGGGTCATCGCGACATTCTGCACGTCACCCACCCCTATCGGGAATCCATCAAACGCCGCCTGGATGGTTTTCGCAACGCGCTGGACGAAGCGGGCATCAGATATGATCCTGATAGACATATGCTGGATCTGGGAGCCCCTGAGAAAATGACAACCGGGGCCGGCAGCATCATTGCCGATCACATAGAAGCACGTGGCAGCGTGCCCGATGCCCTGTTCTGTGTCAGCGATATCGTTGCGCTGGGCGCGATACAAGAGCTGACGGCACGTGGACTATCGGTGCCAGGCGATATATCCGTCATGGGCTTTGATGGACTCTCCATTGGTGCCCATGCATCCCCCTCATTGACATCCATGCAGATTGATCGCGATGCGATGGGTCGTATCGCCATGCAACTATTGACCGAATACGCCGCCAACCCAGCCATGACCGTACAACGCGTGACCGTGGGTGTGGCACTTCAGGAACGCCAATCCACAAGTTTGCGGAAGGTCTCCAGCTAG
- a CDS encoding cupin domain-containing protein, giving the protein MTQATFIRFGSPEIERVSKDIGADIVEGNPEQGSWLYSNDTQTGTRFGIWECSAGKFNASYKSITEFCHILEGEAHITNLADGSIQTVKAGDSFVMEAGFEAQWHVPVHIKKCFAISDLIK; this is encoded by the coding sequence ATGACACAGGCGACATTCATTCGTTTCGGATCTCCAGAGATCGAGCGCGTTTCAAAAGACATTGGTGCTGATATTGTTGAAGGGAACCCTGAGCAAGGGTCCTGGTTGTACAGCAATGACACTCAAACCGGAACGCGATTTGGAATTTGGGAATGTTCGGCGGGAAAGTTCAACGCCAGCTATAAAAGTATTACCGAGTTTTGTCATATTCTGGAAGGTGAGGCTCATATAACCAATCTGGCTGATGGCTCAATACAGACTGTAAAGGCGGGTGACAGTTTCGTGATGGAGGCAGGCTTTGAAGCACAATGGCATGTGCCGGTACATATCAAGAAGTGCTTCGCCATTAGCGATCTGATCAAGTGA
- a CDS encoding alpha/beta fold hydrolase translates to MANIVLVHGAWHGGWCYRDLAALLRSQGHAVFTPTHTGVGERAHQANEAITLETHVRDVQGCIESEELDDVLLCGHSYGGMVITQLAERIPEKIKTLVYLDAFVPENGDSLIDLLQTALVPEVAEVFMQAFRGNGEVDLQGMMPPIPAEMFGIAEKNRPWVDRRCVPQALATFEMPALLTGKAQAVANKVFILADGWDPSPFRYFAEKYASDPSWQVVKLPSSHDVMVDLPEELAKELLKHV, encoded by the coding sequence ATGGCAAATATCGTTCTGGTTCATGGGGCTTGGCATGGTGGTTGGTGCTATCGGGATTTGGCCGCTTTGTTGAGAAGCCAGGGGCATGCTGTATTCACACCAACACACACAGGTGTTGGAGAGAGGGCGCATCAGGCGAATGAGGCGATCACACTGGAGACACATGTGCGTGATGTCCAGGGTTGCATTGAATCTGAAGAGCTGGACGATGTGCTGTTATGTGGCCACTCCTATGGCGGCATGGTCATTACTCAGTTGGCGGAACGAATTCCTGAAAAAATCAAGACATTGGTCTACCTGGATGCCTTTGTTCCAGAAAATGGTGACTCGTTGATCGACTTGTTGCAAACAGCCTTGGTGCCTGAGGTCGCTGAAGTCTTCATGCAGGCGTTCAGAGGGAATGGTGAGGTGGATTTGCAAGGCATGATGCCGCCGATTCCGGCTGAAATGTTTGGAATAGCGGAGAAAAACAGACCGTGGGTTGATCGTCGCTGCGTCCCTCAGGCACTGGCAACCTTTGAGATGCCAGCTCTGTTAACGGGTAAGGCTCAGGCAGTGGCAAACAAGGTATTCATACTGGCCGATGGCTGGGATCCTAGCCCGTTCCGGTATTTTGCCGAGAAGTACGCAAGTGATCCGAGCTGGCAAGTGGTTAAACTGCCCAGTAGCCATGATGTGATGGTGGACTTGCCTGAAGAGCTTGCCAAGGAGTTGTTGAAGCACGTTTGA
- a CDS encoding Lrp/AsnC family transcriptional regulator — MAYSLDKIDNKILAALQHNARLSNQELSEQVGLSATPCARRVRNLESLGIITGYSANIDESKLGFAFTVFVSIKLDHQIDERLSHFEEEIKLLPEVMDCWLMTGNRDYLLRVAVVDLHEFERFLTGRLTKVVGVANIESSIPIRRVKGQMARLF; from the coding sequence ATGGCCTATTCACTCGACAAGATCGACAACAAGATTCTGGCAGCCCTGCAGCACAATGCCCGATTATCCAATCAGGAACTCAGCGAGCAGGTCGGGCTATCAGCAACGCCCTGTGCCCGGCGTGTCCGTAACCTGGAGAGTCTGGGCATCATTACCGGTTACAGCGCCAATATTGATGAAAGCAAACTGGGATTTGCCTTCACTGTCTTCGTGTCGATCAAGCTTGATCATCAGATTGATGAGCGCCTGAGCCACTTCGAAGAGGAAATCAAGCTACTACCCGAAGTCATGGACTGTTGGCTGATGACAGGCAATAGGGATTATTTGCTACGCGTTGCCGTTGTCGATCTGCATGAGTTTGAACGGTTTCTCACGGGGCGATTGACCAAGGTGGTGGGCGTGGCCAATATCGAATCATCAATTCCCATTCGACGGGTCAAGGGGCAGATGGCGCGACTTTTTTGA
- a CDS encoding FG-GAP repeat domain-containing protein — translation MLKTLTLTTTVIGVVGSLTIASPAAAFDPSNNPIVKGSEYVPVTGDFDNDGHSDIFWYGPGNVLDSLWWGRNDRDFDRSNSPLVIGSGYVPVTGDFDSDGNSDIFWYGPGALLDSIWWGRADRGFYKSNDPIVKGSEYVPVTGDFDNDGYSDIFWYGPGNVLDSVWWGRYDRSFDRSNDPLVNGSEYVPVTGDFDNDGHSDIFWYGPGYVLDSIWWGRTDRGFDRSNDPLVKGSEYVPVTGDFDNDGHSDIFWYGPGNVLDSVWWGRYDRSFDRRNDPIVKGSEYVPVTGDFDGDYNSDIFWYGPGNILDSIWWGTYQR, via the coding sequence ATGCTTAAAACATTAACACTGACAACTACTGTGATCGGTGTTGTGGGTTCGCTGACTATTGCAAGTCCGGCTGCCGCATTTGATCCGAGTAATAATCCAATTGTAAAAGGCAGTGAGTATGTGCCTGTTACCGGTGATTTCGATAATGATGGACACTCGGACATTTTCTGGTACGGTCCCGGCAACGTTCTCGACAGCCTCTGGTGGGGGCGAAATGATCGTGATTTTGATCGGAGCAATAGTCCGCTTGTGATCGGAAGCGGGTATGTGCCTGTTACTGGCGACTTCGATAGTGACGGTAATTCGGATATTTTCTGGTACGGCCCTGGCGCTCTTCTTGACAGCATCTGGTGGGGTCGAGCCGATCGTGGTTTTTATAAGAGTAATGATCCGATTGTAAAAGGCAGTGAGTATGTGCCTGTTACTGGCGATTTCGACAACGATGGTTATTCGGACATTTTCTGGTATGGGCCCGGCAATGTTCTCGACAGCGTGTGGTGGGGGCGATACGATCGTAGCTTTGATAGAAGTAATGATCCGCTAGTAAATGGTAGTGAGTATGTGCCTGTTACCGGTGATTTCGATAATGATGGACACTCAGACATTTTCTGGTATGGACCCGGCTACGTTCTCGACAGCATCTGGTGGGGACGGACTGATCGTGGCTTTGATAGGAGTAATGATCCGCTAGTAAAAGGCAGTGAATATGTGCCTGTTACCGGCGATTTCGATAATGATGGACACTCCGACATTTTTTGGTACGGCCCTGGTAACGTTCTCGACAGTGTTTGGTGGGGGCGATACGATCGTAGCTTTGATAGACGTAATGATCCAATTGTAAAAGGCAGTGAGTATGTGCCTGTTACCGGTGATTTCGATGGCGACTACAATTCAGATATCTTCTGGTACGGCCCTGGCAATATTCTTGACAGCATCTGGTGGGGCACCTATCAGCGATAG
- the mdeB gene encoding alpha-ketoglutarate dehydrogenase, whose amino-acid sequence MNDGQSIAPGQDPDPQETSEWIESLETLTETQGAERARFVLSQVHQRARLLGVTTQALPYSAYRNTIPVSQQAPYPGDLEIEQRINTLIRWNALVMVVRANKAYGELGGHIASYASAAEIFEVGFNHFFKARSDQSAGDLVYFQPHSAPGIYARSYLEGRLSEADIASYRQELSGNGLCSYPHPWLMNEYWQLPTGSMGIGPLSAVYQARFMRYLQARDLAQTDQRHVWGVFGDGEMDEPESVAGLTLAAREKLDNLTFIVNCNLQRLDGPVRGNGQIIQELESLFVGAGWNVIKVLWGSEWDDLFARDTNNVLLRRFAETVDGEYQNLGSKDGDYNRHKFFDADPETAALVDSMSDAQIHALKRGGHDYQKLYAAFAAAKAHKGQPTVILTKTKKGFGMGGAGESRMTAHQAKKLDVEALLEFRDRFALPLDNQQVEELQFYKPADDSAEIRYLKKRREELGGYLPMRSLNASTAIAQRPPLESYAKFALNANGKQMSTTMAAVRILSALLKDKQFGPRIVPIVADEARTFGMDNLFRQIGIYAPEGQLYEPQDANSMLFYKESSNGQLLEEGITEAGAISSWTAAATAYSTHDIELLPVYIYYSMFGFQRVGDLIWAAADQRARGFLLGATAGRTTLSGEGLQHQDGSSHILAAAVPNCRAFDPSFACEVAVIMEYGMERMLDERCDEFFYITVMNENYAQPSLNETNRQGIIRGLYHLENRGTENSPRVRLLGSGTILMEVIAAAHILAEQFGIASDIYSATSYTELAREAATVERENRLGLNTPPAKSHVETLLQGHAPVIAASDYIRAFPQQISPYIDARMTVLGTDGFGRSANRKALRRFFEVDREHIALAAIEALVRAGSLDPSMTAEAIDTLGIDTSASAPWTV is encoded by the coding sequence ATGAACGACGGTCAGTCAATTGCCCCCGGCCAGGATCCAGACCCGCAAGAAACCTCGGAATGGATCGAGTCATTGGAAACTCTGACTGAAACCCAGGGAGCTGAACGCGCCCGATTTGTGCTGTCTCAAGTACACCAGCGCGCACGCTTGCTGGGTGTCACGACTCAAGCTCTGCCTTACTCTGCCTATCGCAATACCATTCCCGTCTCCCAACAAGCACCCTACCCGGGTGATCTGGAGATCGAACAACGAATCAACACCCTGATTCGCTGGAACGCACTCGTCATGGTTGTCCGAGCTAACAAAGCTTATGGGGAACTGGGCGGACACATCGCATCGTATGCCTCGGCTGCGGAGATTTTCGAAGTGGGATTCAATCACTTTTTCAAGGCTCGAAGTGACCAGTCAGCAGGTGACCTGGTCTACTTCCAGCCGCATTCCGCACCCGGGATCTACGCACGATCCTATCTGGAAGGACGCTTGAGCGAGGCCGATATTGCCAGCTACCGACAGGAGCTCTCAGGCAACGGCCTGTGCTCCTATCCACACCCCTGGCTCATGAACGAGTACTGGCAGCTGCCGACAGGCTCCATGGGGATCGGACCCTTGTCAGCGGTCTACCAGGCGCGTTTCATGCGCTATCTCCAGGCGCGCGATCTGGCACAGACTGATCAGCGACATGTCTGGGGTGTGTTCGGCGATGGTGAAATGGATGAACCTGAATCTGTGGCCGGACTGACGCTGGCCGCCCGTGAGAAACTGGACAACCTGACGTTCATCGTGAACTGCAATCTGCAACGCCTGGATGGACCGGTACGCGGCAATGGTCAGATCATCCAGGAGCTGGAATCCCTGTTCGTGGGTGCCGGCTGGAACGTCATCAAGGTACTGTGGGGATCGGAATGGGATGATCTTTTCGCACGCGACACGAACAATGTGCTGTTGCGTCGTTTTGCAGAAACCGTGGATGGCGAGTATCAGAACCTAGGCTCAAAGGACGGTGACTATAATCGTCACAAATTCTTCGACGCCGATCCGGAGACCGCCGCTCTGGTGGACTCCATGTCCGATGCACAAATTCATGCCTTGAAGCGTGGCGGCCACGATTACCAGAAGCTGTATGCAGCCTTCGCGGCAGCCAAGGCACACAAGGGCCAGCCAACCGTCATCCTGACCAAGACGAAAAAAGGCTTTGGTATGGGCGGCGCTGGCGAGAGTCGCATGACAGCGCACCAGGCAAAAAAACTGGATGTCGAGGCATTGCTGGAATTTCGTGATCGCTTTGCCCTGCCACTGGACAACCAGCAGGTCGAGGAGTTGCAGTTCTACAAACCAGCCGATGATAGTGCCGAGATTCGTTACCTGAAAAAGCGTCGTGAAGAGCTGGGGGGCTATCTCCCCATGCGTTCCCTTAACGCTTCTACAGCCATTGCGCAGCGTCCACCGCTTGAGAGCTATGCAAAGTTCGCACTCAACGCCAATGGCAAGCAGATGTCCACCACCATGGCGGCAGTGCGCATTCTTTCCGCACTGTTGAAGGACAAGCAGTTCGGCCCTCGTATCGTCCCCATCGTGGCAGATGAGGCACGCACGTTTGGCATGGACAACCTGTTTCGCCAGATAGGTATCTATGCTCCTGAAGGTCAGCTATACGAGCCGCAAGATGCCAATTCGATGTTGTTCTACAAGGAAAGCAGCAACGGTCAGTTACTCGAAGAAGGCATCACGGAGGCCGGTGCGATCAGTTCATGGACCGCTGCGGCCACCGCCTATTCGACTCATGATATCGAGCTTCTGCCTGTCTATATCTATTACTCGATGTTCGGATTCCAGCGTGTCGGCGATCTTATCTGGGCAGCAGCAGATCAACGTGCGCGCGGGTTCCTGCTCGGTGCCACCGCCGGTAGAACCACACTGTCGGGAGAAGGCTTGCAACACCAGGATGGCTCCAGTCATATTCTGGCGGCTGCAGTCCCTAATTGTCGTGCTTTTGATCCGAGTTTTGCCTGCGAGGTCGCTGTCATCATGGAGTACGGCATGGAACGCATGCTGGATGAGCGATGCGATGAATTCTTCTACATCACGGTAATGAACGAGAACTATGCACAGCCCTCGCTGAACGAGACCAACAGACAGGGCATCATCAGAGGCCTGTATCACCTGGAGAATCGGGGCACAGAAAACAGCCCACGAGTGCGACTGCTGGGCTCTGGCACCATCCTGATGGAAGTCATTGCAGCTGCGCACATTCTGGCTGAACAGTTTGGCATTGCCAGCGATATCTACAGTGCTACCAGCTATACCGAACTGGCCAGAGAGGCCGCCACTGTTGAGCGTGAAAACCGCCTTGGCCTCAATACGCCGCCCGCCAAAAGCCATGTAGAAACATTATTGCAAGGCCACGCCCCCGTCATTGCCGCCAGCGATTATATCCGTGCTTTCCCACAACAGATATCACCCTATATTGATGCACGCATGACTGTTCTGGGCACTGACGGCTTCGGACGCTCGGCCAATCGCAAGGCCTTGCGCCGATTCTTCGAAGTCGACCGTGAGCACATTGCACTGGCCGCCATCGAAGCACTGGTGCGAGCCGGATCACTGGATCCGTCCATGACTGCCGAAGCCATCGACACTCTCGGGATTGATACAAGTGCATCTGCACCCTGGACGGTTTGA
- a CDS encoding GNAT family N-acetyltransferase: MEMKIRKITCVATLDIRQRVLWPDKPKEYCEVEGDESALHYGIYLEEVLVGVASVYEDAGAVRLRKFAVEAEHQGMGLGAALIRHVIHYVQCAGATVFWCDARESARAFYERFGLSIEGERFYKANVSYYRMSMNFQPD, encoded by the coding sequence ATGGAAATGAAAATCAGGAAGATCACCTGTGTGGCGACGCTGGATATTCGTCAACGAGTGCTATGGCCAGATAAGCCAAAAGAATACTGTGAGGTGGAAGGCGATGAGAGTGCTTTGCACTATGGGATCTACCTGGAGGAGGTCTTGGTGGGTGTCGCTTCCGTCTATGAGGATGCAGGAGCAGTACGACTCAGGAAATTCGCAGTTGAGGCAGAGCACCAGGGAATGGGTTTGGGGGCGGCATTGATTCGCCATGTCATTCACTATGTGCAATGCGCTGGAGCTACTGTGTTTTGGTGCGATGCCAGGGAAAGTGCGCGGGCGTTCTATGAAAGGTTCGGGCTGAGTATTGAGGGTGAAAGATTCTATAAGGCGAACGTGTCGTATTACAGAATGTCGATGAATTTTCAGCCAGATTAA